In the genome of Anabaena cylindrica PCC 7122, the window CTCTGATGTATATCTTCCTAAAGATAGAATGACCGGAAAAAGTAGAGGTTTTGCGATTGTTGAGTTTGAGCAATTAGAATCAGCTAAAAAAGCGTTAGAAAATACAAACCCACTATTTTTACGTAATAGAAAACTTTACGTACAAAAGTACAAAGGAATCTAAAATTTTGATTTATACGTTAATGCCAAATTTAGGTAAAATCATCTGATGACTTTACCTAAAAGCTTGATCTGGTAAACGGTTTGTAAAGATTTATTTCTGAGGAAAATGATACTCGGACGGAACAAGAATAGCTCGATTTAGCCTCATTTTCCTCAGAGTATACCACTGCAATTTTTCCAAAAAAGAGGAACCCAATAGAGAGGTATCACCGATTATGATTAGCAACAGGTACGACATTTATTTGTGAGTGTGAGGTATATGTCAAATTTAGTAAAGTCCAAATCTCCCCAACGCCGACTCAAGCGCCAACTCTTCATTGTCATGCTGGTGATTTTTGCTTGGAGTATAGCCATAGGATTCATACTAGGTTTAGCTACCAGCACCCAAGCAGCTAACCCCGCTGCCTCTATTGGCACTGTTGATGTAGTACCTGCACAATACCAACTAGGGCAAGAACTATATTTAGAAAACTGCGCCAGTTGTCACATTGGCATCCCACCAGCAATTTTTCCTACCCAAACTTGGAAAAATCTGATTGAAGATTCTCAGCACTATGGGGTACAGATTCAGCCCTTAGTAGATCCGCAGCGGATTTTGGTGTGGAAATACCTATCAACTTTTTCCCGTGTGCGACTCGAAGACGAAGCAACACCTTATCGCTTCAATAGATCACGTTATTTCCAAGCTTTGCATCCTGATGTCAAATTGCCAAAACCTTTGCAAGTTAACAGTTGTGTAAGTTGTCATCCCGGTGCTAGTAAGTATAATTTCCGTAGCCTGACGACTGAGTGGGAGTAGGAAGAAGGTGACAGGTGACAGGTAACAGGTGATAGTAAGTTAAGAGAATATCTCCCTCATGCTCCTCATCTTTCTTCCCTGCATCATCTGAGGCCAAAATGATACTATGAAGGGACTTTAAATATAAAATATAGGTTGAAACCAATCATCATATCAAGGTGATTGTCCTGTTTTTATTAGGTTTTTGAGTAAATTCTCTTTTCCACGCCATTCAAAAGCAAAATGGCTGGATTGAGTTAAATGTCTATAATCATATAGCTATTTGCTAAACCTTTAATTCCCATCCCCCTTGATTTAGTTCTATAAACTGCCATGCTAAAACTATTGTTGGGCGATCCCAACGCTCGTAAGCTTAAAAAATACCAACCTTACATTACAGAAATTAACCTCTTAGAGGAAGAAATTCAGCCACTCTCTGATGAGGAGTTAAAAGGCAAAACTGTTGAGTTTAAACAACGGCTTGCCAAAGGTGAAACACTTGATGATATATTGCCTGAAGCTTTTGCTGTTGTCCGGGAAGCGGGACGGAGAGTATTAGGGTTGCGCCACTTTGATGTGCAACTATTAGGTGGTGTGATTCTGCATAGCGGACAAATCGCCGAAATGAAAACCGGTGAAGGTAAAACTTTGGTGGCTACTTTACCGAGTTATTTAAATGCCTTAACTGGTAAAGGTGTCCATGTCATTACCGTTAACGATTATCTGGCACGTCGGGACGCGGAATGGATGGGGCAGGTACACCGATTCTTGGGATTAAGTGTAGGGCTAATTCAGTCCACTATGACTCCCAGTGAACGCCAAAAAAACTATCAGTGCGATATTACCTATGTCACCAATAGCGAAGTAGGTTTCGACTATTTGCGGGATAATATGGCGACATCTATGGCTGATGTGGTACAACCGCCGTTTAATTATTGCGTTATTGACGAGGTAGACTCGATTTTAGTGGATGAGGCGCGGACACCGCTGATTATTTCTGGACAGGTGGAAAGACCAACAGAAAAATACCTGCAAGCGGCAGAAATTGCTTTTACGCTGAAAAAAGATGAACATTATGAGGTGGATGAAAAGGCGCGTAACGTTCTTTTAAGCGATGAAGGTTTTGCAGAATCTGAAAATCTTTTGGGTGTGACAGATTTATTTGACCCGGAAGATCCTTGGGCGCATTTTATGTTTAATGCGATTAAGGCTAAGGAATTGTTTCTTAAGGATGTAAATTATATTGTCCGCAATGATGAAGTTGTGATTGTGGATGAATTTACAGGCCGGGTGCTGCCGGGACGACGTTGGAGTGATGGATTACACCAGGCAATTGAAGCGAAGGAACACGTAGAAATTCAGCCAGAAACCCAAACTTTGGCTACGATTACTTATCAAAACCTGTTTTTGCTGTATCCCAAGTTGGGGGGAATGACGGGAACTGCAAAAACGGAAGAAGTGGAGTTTGAGAAGATATACAAACTGGAAGTTGCGATTATTCCTACTAACCGCATTAGAAGACGGGAAGACCTGTCTGATATGGTGTTTAAGACGGAATTGGGTAAGTGGAGAGCGATCGCTCAAGAATGCGCCCAAATGCACGAAAATGGTAGACCTGTGTTAGTGGGTACAACCAGCGTCGAAAAATCCGAACTTCTCAGCCGACTCCTCAAGGAAATAGAAATTCCCCACGAGTTACTTAACGCTAGACCAGAAAACGTGGAACGGGAAGCGGAAATTGTCGCCCAAGCCGGACGCAGAGGGGCTGTAACTATCGCCACCAACATGGCAGGACGAGGTACAGATATCATCCTCGGTGGTAACTCCGAATATATGGCGCGGTTGAAGCTACGGGAATACTTTATGCCCCGTATTGTCAGCCCAGAAGATGAAGATAGCTTCGGTATGCAAAGGGCTTCTGGGCTACCTATGGGTCATGGTAGTGGACAAGGTTTTGCACCTGGTAAAAAGGTGAAAACTTGGCGGGCTTCCCCAGAAATTTTTCCCACTCAGTTGTCGAAGGAGACTGAACAGCTTTTAAAAGAAGCTGTAGAAGTAGCGGTGAAGGAATATGGTGAGCGCAGTTTACCAGAATTGGAAGCGGAAGATAAGGTAGCTGTAGCTGCGGAAAAAGCACCAATAGATGATCCTGTTATTCAAAAATTGCGGGAAGCTTACCAACGCATTAAGCATGAGTATGAAGTATTCACCAGCACTGAACATGATGATGTGGTGAGTAGAGGCGGTTTGCACGTTATCGGCACAGAACGCCATGAGTCACGCCGGATTGATAACCAGTTGCGCGGAAGGGCTGGTAGACAAGGTGATCCAGGCACGACAAGATTCTTCCTTAGCTTAGAGGATAACCTATTAAGGATCTTTGGGGGCGATCGCGTCGCCGGCTTGATGAATGCTTTCCAAGTAGAGGAAGATATGCCTATTGAATCAGGTATGTTAACCCGCAGTTTGGAAGGCGCACAGAAAAAGGTCGAAACCTATTACTACGACATCCGTAAACAGGTGTTTGAGTATGACGAGGTAATGAATAACCAACGTCGTGCTATTTATGCGGAACGTCGGCGGGTGCTAGAAGGTCAAGATTTGAAGGAACAGGTAATTAAATACGCTGAAAAAACGATGGATGACATCGTTGATTATTACATCAACCCTGATTTACCTTCGGAAGAATGGGAATTAGAAAAATTGGTGGAGAAGGTGAAGGAGTTTGTTTACCTGTTGGCTGATATGCAGCCTAACCAATTAGAAGATATGGGAATGGGCGAAATTAAAGCTTTCCTCCATGAACAAGCGCGAATTGCCTATGATATGAAGGAAGCGCAAATTGACCAAATTCAACCGGGTTTGATGCGTCAAGCGGAACGGTTCTTTATTCTCCAACGCATAGATACTTTGTGGCGGGAACATCTGCAACAAATGGATGCTTTGCGTGAGTCGGTTGGTTTGCGTGGTTATGGTCAAAAAGACCCGTTGATTGAGTATAAGAGTGAGGGTTATGAGTTGTTCTTGGATATGATGGTGAATATCCGCCGTGATGTGGTTTATTCGCTGTTTATGTTCCAGCCTCAGCCTCAGCCTACTGTGCAGACTTCTGAGATGGTTTAAGATTTTTTTCACGCAGAGACAAGAGAGGCGCAGAGAGTTTTCTCTGCGTCTTTATTTTATGTAATTAGCGTATTTGAGTTAGGATAATAGGCATTCAATTAGGAAAAATCTACTTAGTAAATATGTTTAATAACGCATTGAGAACAGTACCTGGATTTAAAAAAATTAGAGCATCTTTAGATTTTCTGTTGAATAACAATAATCAATCCACACACTGGGGTAGAGTTGTGATGCAACAAGAGACTGAAAAGCTTGTGGAAAGTTTACAGCCCAATCAATTAAAAGTTTTAGAAATATCAGGTAATTATTGGCAGAAAACTGAATTTAAGGAATATAAGACAGTTGAGTATCCTGAATACGATATTTGCGAAATGGTTCTACCAGAAACTTTTGATTTAATTATTGCTGATCAAGTATTTGAACATTTGCTTTGGCCTTATCGTGCAGCTAAAAATGTGTATCAAATGCTGAATCCTGGAGGATATTTTCTCCTATCTACACCATTTTTAATTCGTATCCATGACTATCCTATTGATTGCAGTCGCTGGACAGAAACAGGATTAAAATATTTTTTAGCAGAATGCGGATTTCCTTTAGAAAATACAAAAACAGGTTCATGGGGAAATCGCGCTTGCATTCAAGCAAACTGGCATGAATGGGCTATTTATCGTCCAATTTTATTGCAGTCATTAAAAAATGAGCCTGATTTTCCTTTTTGCGTTTGGGCATTAGCACAAAAACAAACATAAAAATTAAATATTAAAGATGTTTTTTATCATATAAGTTGACGTAAGAACACGAAGTTAAGAGATTTGAGGTTAATCATTCAGCAAACATTTCAGCTAAGATATCCATAACTGTTTTTTGCTCTTCTGCACTAATTTGACCAAGAAATTTGACTAATCGAGTTTTATCTACTGTGCGAATTTGGTCAAGTACAATTTGTCCATCTTGTCCTTGAAATTGACAAGTTACTCTTGTCGGTTATGGTTGCCCTTTTGTTGTCATTGGTGCCACTATGACGGTAGCAATATGGTGGTTAATTTCGTTGGGTGAAATTATTAAACAGGGGCGTGTTTTTTTTATTTCACTGCCAATGGTAGGGTCAACATTAATTAGGAAAACATCAAATCTGTTGACTACCATTGCCATTCAGCTTTATCCCATTCTGTTGTATTGATGTCATCTAATAAGATATCATCGCGGTTTTCTGCCATTTCTATAAATGCTTTTTCCCAATCTTTTCTTGCTTGTTCAACTGGGCGAATAATGAGATGATTTTCTTGAACTTCTATTTCTACTTCTGATTTAATTCCGCTTTGTTCTAATAGGGTTTTGGAGATGCGTAAACCTTGGAAGTTACCGATTTTGACTATTCTGGTTTTGATTGATGTATCCATTTTTTGTGTTTGGGAATAGGTGGTATTTACATTGTAATTACAAGGATGGGGATAGTCAAGTGTAAAGCTAAAAGTAAGGGTTTAAATCTCTGAGATAGGTTAAGACTTGTTTCAAGTTGCATGATTATATTTCATGTTGTATTATGTATCTATTCTAGTTTGAATCTAAATTTCTTAATAATGCGTATTACTAGACTGGAAATCAAAAATTTTCGTGCCATAACATCTTTGAAATTAACAGATTTGGGTGATGTTGTTGTGATTGCCGGTCCTAATGGTAGCGGGAAGTCTTGTATATTTGATGCAATTAGACTATTAAAGTCAGCCTATGGAGGTTATCAGGATAATGAATGGCAGCAATGGTTTAATGAGTTTCTACTTAATTGGAATCAGAGATCAGCTAATATATCATCTATATTTCAAGATCCAAATAAACCTATAGAAATAAATGCAGAGTTTTTATTTACTGACCAAGAAAAACAACACATTTTACATGAATTGGCTTCATTAAGCGGATCACAACAAAAAAAGCTTATTTCTGAATATACAACAAATCAAATTAGAGAAAATAATCAAAATTGGGATAGTTTTACAAGTCCACAAAATCCACAATATTTATTTAGTACAACATCCTTATCATTAGCAACTCCATTTTATGAAAATAATCAACAATTGCTTGATTCTAATTTAGTTAAAGTCTCATATTTTGAAAATGAATTAAATCAGAATTATTATGCTGGTTCTATTAAACTATGGTCTGATCGTAAACGTGAACTAGAAATATTGCCATCACCAGTACTAAGTCTTGTTTTTAGTCTTTATGATCCGCAAAAAATTGGTATTATTGATTACCATAGCGCAAATCGAGTTTATTCTCGTGAGCAAGTTGGTGGTATTAACCTAAAGACTGATTCAACAGAAAACCAATTACGGCAATCTGCTCTATATAATCATACAAACAAATATTCAAACCTGAAAACAGCTATTGCTTCTAGTTATCTACGTCAGCTTATTAGAGAAAAATCTGGATCATCTAGCAATGAAACTGATAAAATAACTGATACTTTGAAGGAATTATTTACAACTTTCTTTCCAGGTAAAGAATTTTTGGGACCACAACCTAAATCTGATGGAAGCATATCATTTGATGTCAAAACTTTCTCTGGAGCGATACA includes:
- a CDS encoding dihem cytochrome c; amino-acid sequence: MSNLVKSKSPQRRLKRQLFIVMLVIFAWSIAIGFILGLATSTQAANPAASIGTVDVVPAQYQLGQELYLENCASCHIGIPPAIFPTQTWKNLIEDSQHYGVQIQPLVDPQRILVWKYLSTFSRVRLEDEATPYRFNRSRYFQALHPDVKLPKPLQVNSCVSCHPGASKYNFRSLTTEWE
- a CDS encoding class I SAM-dependent methyltransferase encodes the protein MFNNALRTVPGFKKIRASLDFLLNNNNQSTHWGRVVMQQETEKLVESLQPNQLKVLEISGNYWQKTEFKEYKTVEYPEYDICEMVLPETFDLIIADQVFEHLLWPYRAAKNVYQMLNPGGYFLLSTPFLIRIHDYPIDCSRWTETGLKYFLAECGFPLENTKTGSWGNRACIQANWHEWAIYRPILLQSLKNEPDFPFCVWALAQKQT
- a CDS encoding AbrB/MazE/SpoVT family DNA-binding domain-containing protein — encoded protein: MDTSIKTRIVKIGNFQGLRISKTLLEQSGIKSEVEIEVQENHLIIRPVEQARKDWEKAFIEMAENRDDILLDDINTTEWDKAEWQW
- the secA gene encoding preprotein translocase subunit SecA encodes the protein MLKLLLGDPNARKLKKYQPYITEINLLEEEIQPLSDEELKGKTVEFKQRLAKGETLDDILPEAFAVVREAGRRVLGLRHFDVQLLGGVILHSGQIAEMKTGEGKTLVATLPSYLNALTGKGVHVITVNDYLARRDAEWMGQVHRFLGLSVGLIQSTMTPSERQKNYQCDITYVTNSEVGFDYLRDNMATSMADVVQPPFNYCVIDEVDSILVDEARTPLIISGQVERPTEKYLQAAEIAFTLKKDEHYEVDEKARNVLLSDEGFAESENLLGVTDLFDPEDPWAHFMFNAIKAKELFLKDVNYIVRNDEVVIVDEFTGRVLPGRRWSDGLHQAIEAKEHVEIQPETQTLATITYQNLFLLYPKLGGMTGTAKTEEVEFEKIYKLEVAIIPTNRIRRREDLSDMVFKTELGKWRAIAQECAQMHENGRPVLVGTTSVEKSELLSRLLKEIEIPHELLNARPENVEREAEIVAQAGRRGAVTIATNMAGRGTDIILGGNSEYMARLKLREYFMPRIVSPEDEDSFGMQRASGLPMGHGSGQGFAPGKKVKTWRASPEIFPTQLSKETEQLLKEAVEVAVKEYGERSLPELEAEDKVAVAAEKAPIDDPVIQKLREAYQRIKHEYEVFTSTEHDDVVSRGGLHVIGTERHESRRIDNQLRGRAGRQGDPGTTRFFLSLEDNLLRIFGGDRVAGLMNAFQVEEDMPIESGMLTRSLEGAQKKVETYYYDIRKQVFEYDEVMNNQRRAIYAERRRVLEGQDLKEQVIKYAEKTMDDIVDYYINPDLPSEEWELEKLVEKVKEFVYLLADMQPNQLEDMGMGEIKAFLHEQARIAYDMKEAQIDQIQPGLMRQAERFFILQRIDTLWREHLQQMDALRESVGLRGYGQKDPLIEYKSEGYELFLDMMVNIRRDVVYSLFMFQPQPQPTVQTSEMV